Proteins encoded in a region of the Halostella limicola genome:
- a CDS encoding nitrite/sulfite reductase, whose amino-acid sequence MAHKKEEWKEGCYGDEVREKIEEFAERGWDSVPEDERDKWFSRFKFWGVFHQRSGQESYFMLRLTNCGGVLEPDQLRAIGEVARDYATGPAENPEWGNGFVDFTTRQSVQLHWLKLEDVPKVWEKLEAVGVSSRSAGGDTMRNVSGCPVAGKDANEYLPTRELLDEIQAEIRGDDALSNMPRKFNISVTGCREGCAQDSINDVALEPARKLGDADERGEEVRGFNVRGGGGLGGREPRRARSLDVFVRPENAKAVVREFVELYHEEGNRENRSKNRARFFVDDWGTDAIREALDERTDFDLERAGTDLREGYTYNAGRKTERGKHDHVGVHEQRDGRYYVGLCVPVGRVTAAEALELADLAGEYGSGEVRLTRRQNPLLMDVPESEVEALLAEPLLDDLPPEPNVFERGAVACTGTEFCSLALTETKVRTAEMLRWLRDNVEIPDDVSQLKIHFSGCTADCGQAMTADIGLQGMRARKDGEMVEAMDVGVGGGVGAEPSFIEWVRQRVPADEVPGMIANLVAAFAALREDGQTFREWVDATGHETIIELAEPAETDYEDPCLHDAKQSWYPFADGESPAPTAPDGTPLPSDD is encoded by the coding sequence GTGGCGCATAAGAAAGAGGAGTGGAAGGAAGGGTGCTACGGCGACGAGGTCCGCGAGAAGATCGAGGAGTTCGCTGAGCGGGGGTGGGACTCGGTCCCCGAGGACGAGCGCGACAAGTGGTTCTCCAGGTTCAAGTTCTGGGGCGTCTTCCACCAGCGCTCTGGCCAGGAGAGCTACTTCATGCTGCGGCTGACCAACTGCGGGGGCGTCCTCGAACCCGACCAGCTACGCGCTATCGGCGAGGTCGCCCGCGACTACGCGACGGGGCCGGCCGAGAACCCCGAGTGGGGGAACGGCTTCGTCGACTTCACGACCCGCCAGTCGGTCCAGTTGCACTGGCTCAAACTGGAGGACGTGCCGAAAGTGTGGGAGAAGCTGGAGGCCGTCGGCGTCTCCTCGCGCTCCGCGGGCGGCGACACCATGCGCAACGTCTCCGGCTGTCCCGTCGCCGGCAAGGACGCGAACGAGTACCTGCCGACGCGCGAGCTGCTCGACGAGATACAGGCGGAGATCCGCGGCGACGACGCCCTCTCGAACATGCCGCGGAAGTTCAACATCAGCGTGACGGGCTGTCGCGAGGGCTGCGCGCAGGACAGCATCAACGACGTGGCGCTCGAACCCGCGCGGAAGCTGGGTGACGCCGACGAGCGGGGCGAGGAGGTCCGGGGCTTCAACGTCCGGGGCGGGGGCGGCCTCGGCGGCCGCGAACCGCGGCGCGCCCGCTCGCTCGACGTCTTCGTCCGTCCGGAGAACGCGAAGGCGGTCGTCCGCGAGTTCGTCGAGCTGTACCACGAGGAGGGGAACCGCGAGAACCGCTCGAAGAACCGCGCGCGCTTCTTCGTCGACGACTGGGGAACCGACGCCATCCGCGAGGCCCTCGACGAGCGGACCGACTTCGACCTCGAACGCGCGGGCACGGACCTCCGCGAGGGGTACACGTACAACGCCGGCCGCAAGACCGAGCGCGGCAAGCACGACCACGTCGGCGTCCACGAGCAGCGCGACGGCCGGTACTACGTCGGCCTGTGCGTGCCCGTCGGCCGCGTCACCGCCGCAGAGGCGCTCGAACTCGCCGATCTGGCCGGCGAGTACGGCTCCGGCGAGGTGCGGCTCACCCGGCGGCAGAACCCGCTTCTCATGGACGTTCCAGAGAGCGAGGTGGAGGCCCTGCTCGCCGAGCCGCTGCTCGACGACCTGCCGCCCGAGCCGAACGTGTTCGAGCGCGGTGCGGTCGCCTGCACCGGCACGGAGTTCTGCTCGCTCGCGCTCACCGAGACGAAGGTCCGCACCGCCGAGATGCTCCGCTGGCTCCGGGACAACGTCGAGATACCCGACGACGTCAGCCAGCTGAAGATCCACTTCTCGGGCTGCACGGCCGACTGCGGGCAGGCGATGACCGCCGACATCGGCCTGCAGGGGATGCGCGCCCGGAAGGACGGCGAGATGGTCGAGGCGATGGACGTCGGCGTCGGCGGCGGCGTCGGCGCGGAGCCGTCGTTCATCGAGTGGGTGCGCCAGCGCGTCCCCGCCGACGAGGTGCCCGGCATGATCGCCAACCTCGTCGCCGCGTTCGCCGCGCTCCGGGAGGACGGGCAGACGTTCCGCGAGTGGGTCGACGCGACGGGCCACGAGACGATCATCGAACTCGCGGAACCGGCGGAGACGGACTACGAGGACCCCTGCCTGCACGACGCCAAGCAGTCGTGGTACCCGTTCGCCGACGGCGAGAGCCCCGCGCCGACCGCGCCGGACGGGACGCCGCTCCCGAGCGATGACTGA
- the larE gene encoding ATP-dependent sacrificial sulfur transferase LarE, translating to MTTLDEKLAALRDDLADRDSVLVAFSGGVDSGVVAAVAEDVLGDDAVACTAKSETLPEAELDDAKRVADEIGIRHEIVEFSELDSEAFVENDGDRCYHCRSMRLGEMFDAADRLGIEVVCDGTNAGDPGEGHRPGLQAVDELDAYSPLLANGIDKEEVREIADRYDLSVADKPSMACLSSRIPTGLEVTEERLSRIEKAETILRQWGFSQFRVRDHDGLARIEIAPEEMEAALNPDFVEAAREHIADLGFEHVTLDLHGYRTGSVSPDGEDEPVVEDVFADDAPGADLDADYPRAE from the coding sequence ATGACCACTTTGGACGAGAAACTCGCGGCGCTGCGCGACGACCTCGCCGACCGCGACAGCGTGCTCGTGGCGTTCAGCGGCGGCGTCGACTCGGGCGTCGTCGCGGCGGTCGCCGAGGACGTCCTCGGCGACGACGCCGTCGCCTGCACCGCGAAAAGCGAGACGCTGCCGGAGGCCGAACTGGACGACGCGAAGCGCGTCGCCGACGAGATCGGCATCCGGCACGAGATCGTCGAGTTCAGCGAACTCGACAGCGAGGCGTTCGTCGAGAACGACGGCGACCGCTGCTACCACTGCCGGTCGATGCGCCTCGGCGAGATGTTCGACGCCGCCGACCGCCTCGGCATCGAGGTCGTCTGCGACGGCACGAACGCCGGCGACCCCGGCGAGGGCCACCGCCCCGGCCTGCAGGCCGTCGACGAACTCGACGCCTACTCGCCGCTGCTGGCGAACGGCATCGACAAGGAGGAGGTCCGCGAGATCGCGGACCGCTACGACCTCTCGGTCGCGGACAAGCCGTCGATGGCGTGTCTCTCCTCGCGGATCCCCACCGGGCTGGAGGTCACGGAGGAGCGCCTCTCCCGGATCGAGAAGGCGGAGACGATACTCCGACAGTGGGGGTTCTCGCAGTTCCGCGTCCGCGACCACGACGGTCTCGCGCGCATCGAGATCGCCCCCGAGGAGATGGAGGCGGCGCTGAACCCCGACTTCGTCGAGGCGGCCCGCGAGCACATCGCCGACCTCGGCTTCGAGCACGTCACGCTCGACCTCCACGGCTACCGGACGGGCAGCGTCAGCCCCGACGGCGAGGACGAACCGGTCGTCGAGGACGTGTTCGCCGACGACGCGCCCGGCGCGGACCTCGACGCCGACTACCCGCGTGCGGAGTGA